In one window of Azospirillaceae bacterium DNA:
- a CDS encoding right-handed parallel beta-helix repeat-containing protein: MPLLRTIVRSTLEDYTAPLQEALDAVHAAGGGEVALTPGAFPYSGNLRLRDRTTLRGAPGSTLVARNPAASSILVSGEDVAVRDLTLTGSAQQRTGSDNAMGIRAAGCTRLTIENVAVRGTAAAGILLRACSDFRINGCTVAATLADGIHVTERSHHGTITGNRLLGTGDDGIACVGYEKDGGVVSHVTIAGNVVNGGRARGIACLGGHHVTISGNVISDTAAAGVYVVQEPSYNTYASRSVAVSGNVMTNVSQRVGHGGIFIRGGPGTRRTRDGQTLTNAVELVTLTGNILDGSRNDGLFVGENTRWVVGRGNLVSNIVRRPVAVSNEGNDVEAVVVQ, from the coding sequence ATGCCCTTGCTGCGCACGATCGTCCGTTCGACGCTGGAAGACTACACCGCGCCGCTGCAGGAGGCGTTGGACGCGGTGCATGCCGCCGGCGGGGGCGAGGTGGCCCTGACTCCGGGCGCGTTTCCTTACAGCGGGAACCTCCGGCTACGCGACCGCACGACTCTGCGCGGCGCCCCGGGCAGCACGCTGGTGGCCCGCAATCCGGCCGCCAGTTCGATCCTGGTGTCGGGAGAGGATGTGGCCGTCCGCGACTTGACGCTGACGGGATCCGCGCAGCAGCGCACCGGATCGGACAACGCGATGGGGATCCGTGCGGCCGGCTGCACGCGGCTGACGATCGAGAATGTGGCGGTCCGCGGCACCGCGGCTGCCGGGATCCTGCTGCGCGCCTGCTCGGATTTCCGGATCAACGGCTGTACGGTCGCGGCCACGCTGGCCGACGGCATCCACGTCACCGAACGGTCGCATCACGGCACCATCACGGGCAACCGCCTGCTCGGCACCGGGGACGACGGGATCGCCTGCGTCGGCTACGAAAAGGACGGCGGGGTGGTCTCGCACGTGACCATCGCCGGGAACGTGGTCAACGGCGGGCGGGCCCGTGGGATCGCATGCCTGGGGGGGCACCACGTCACCATCTCCGGCAACGTGATCTCGGACACCGCCGCCGCGGGCGTCTACGTCGTCCAGGAACCCAGTTACAACACCTACGCGTCGCGCAGCGTCGCCGTATCCGGCAACGTCATGACCAACGTGTCGCAACGGGTCGGGCACGGCGGCATTTTCATTCGCGGCGGTCCCGGCACCCGGCGGACCCGCGACGGGCAGACCCTGACCAACGCGGTTGAACTGGTGACGCTGACGGGCAACATCCTGGACGGCAGCCGGAACGACGGCCTGTTCGTCGGCGAAAACACCCGCTGGGTCGTCGGTCGCGGGAATCTGGTATCGAACATCGTGCGCCGTCCGGTCGCCGTGTCCAACGAAGGCAACGATGTCGAGGCGGTGGTGGTGCAATGA
- a CDS encoding glycosyltransferase, which produces MTHVCAVILTWNRKDLLARCLAAIAAQSRPPDRVVVVDNASTDGTAEMLAAQGWAARLPLVHQVLPGNLGASGGFSACFKVAAECGADYAWIMDDDVIPDPGALAGLLHAAATLDEPFSYLASRVLGPDGASMNVPEPDTRGSDDRYPDWDRRLDDGLVKIRRSTFVSILVPRETLAHISPPSADFVMWGEDADWTLRATSWRPAWIVGGSRVVHARASYGPPDSPNEADPARVGRLFYLYRNEVYIASRHYGIGAVVRVVAGNLRRAVLELTQRPVRWNRIGVVLRGLAAGMRFKPRDL; this is translated from the coding sequence ATGACCCACGTCTGCGCCGTCATCCTGACCTGGAACCGGAAGGACCTGCTGGCCCGGTGCCTGGCGGCCATCGCCGCGCAGTCGCGACCGCCGGACAGGGTGGTGGTGGTGGACAACGCGTCCACCGACGGCACCGCGGAGATGCTGGCCGCACAGGGTTGGGCGGCGCGCCTGCCCCTGGTCCACCAGGTGTTGCCCGGCAACCTCGGCGCATCGGGCGGCTTCAGCGCCTGTTTCAAGGTGGCGGCCGAGTGCGGCGCGGACTACGCCTGGATCATGGACGACGACGTGATCCCCGATCCGGGCGCGCTCGCCGGTCTGTTGCACGCTGCCGCCACGCTGGACGAACCTTTCTCCTACCTTGCAAGCCGGGTCCTGGGGCCGGACGGCGCGTCCATGAATGTGCCGGAGCCCGACACCCGCGGCAGCGACGACCGCTATCCCGATTGGGACCGCCGGCTGGACGACGGTCTGGTCAAGATCCGCCGTTCCACCTTCGTTTCGATTCTTGTTCCACGTGAAACGTTGGCCCACATCTCCCCGCCCTCGGCGGATTTCGTCATGTGGGGCGAGGATGCGGACTGGACGCTGCGGGCCACGTCCTGGCGGCCGGCCTGGATCGTCGGTGGCAGCCGGGTCGTCCATGCACGGGCCAGCTACGGCCCGCCCGACAGCCCGAACGAGGCCGATCCGGCCCGGGTGGGGCGTCTGTTCTACCTGTACCGGAACGAAGTCTACATCGCGAGCCGCCACTACGGCATCGGCGCGGTCGTGCGCGTGGTGGCCGGCAATCTCCGGCGCGCGGTGTTGGAACTGACGCAACGTCCGGTCCGCTGGAACCGCATCGGTGTCGTGCTGCGCGGCCTGGCGGCCGGGATGCGGTTCAAACCCCGGGACCTGTAG
- the wbaP gene encoding undecaprenyl-phosphate galactose phosphotransferase WbaP yields MVSHVGYAAERERTVRAGRLTSPAPVLALGDVAACLLAFLVSSVLVFAAIAWVEAGRLPARLDTLILERFKPFVVFIPFLVFWFGTQGHYKRGLPFWTEARQIAGAVLMLALIDGFSQYVSQELYSRPWLVLNWVLAGLFLFGGRIALKAVMLRIGVWQMPTVVVGTARTIAEAVAALGSERLLGYQVVQRVDIEGPNGVVPTVDELTPFHAPHFVVIAADAANLPRVEPLIGELHRRGKPFAIVPPLSGISVLNMKAQGFFSHDAVLLTAPNNLASTHARMIKRTFDLVVAGLLVVLLSPVFLLLAYLIRRDGGPAFYSQKRIGRGGRLINCLKFRSMVPNAEAALQELLDRDPAARAEWDATLKLKNDPRITPVGHFLRRTSLDELPQLFNVLRGEMSLVGPRPMLLEEPPKFGADIVYYYEVDPGITGLWQVSGRNDVDYKRRVQLNSWYVRNWSLWYDITILLKTVRVVLTRDGAY; encoded by the coding sequence ATGGTTTCGCACGTCGGTTATGCGGCCGAACGAGAACGCACTGTCCGGGCAGGCCGCCTGACCTCACCCGCACCGGTTCTGGCGCTGGGCGACGTGGCCGCGTGCCTTCTGGCCTTTCTGGTATCGAGCGTACTGGTCTTCGCTGCCATCGCATGGGTCGAGGCGGGGCGCCTGCCCGCGCGCCTGGACACGCTGATCCTCGAACGGTTCAAGCCCTTTGTGGTCTTCATCCCGTTCCTGGTCTTCTGGTTCGGCACCCAGGGCCATTACAAGCGCGGGCTGCCTTTCTGGACCGAGGCGAGGCAGATCGCCGGTGCCGTGCTGATGCTGGCGCTGATCGACGGCTTCAGCCAGTACGTCTCCCAGGAGCTCTATTCCCGTCCGTGGTTGGTTTTGAATTGGGTGCTGGCGGGCCTCTTCCTGTTCGGCGGCCGGATTGCTTTGAAAGCGGTCATGCTGCGCATCGGCGTGTGGCAGATGCCCACCGTGGTGGTGGGGACGGCGCGTACGATCGCGGAGGCGGTCGCCGCCCTGGGGTCGGAACGGCTGCTGGGCTATCAGGTGGTCCAGCGGGTGGACATCGAAGGGCCCAACGGCGTGGTGCCGACGGTGGACGAGTTGACGCCCTTCCACGCCCCCCATTTCGTGGTGATCGCGGCGGACGCCGCGAACCTGCCGCGGGTCGAGCCGCTGATCGGCGAACTGCACCGCCGTGGCAAGCCGTTCGCCATCGTGCCGCCGCTGTCCGGCATCTCGGTGCTGAACATGAAGGCGCAGGGGTTTTTCAGCCACGACGCGGTGCTGCTGACCGCCCCCAACAACCTTGCCAGCACCCATGCGCGGATGATCAAGCGCACGTTCGACCTGGTGGTGGCCGGTCTGCTCGTGGTGCTGCTGTCGCCGGTGTTCCTGTTGCTGGCCTATCTGATCCGGCGTGACGGCGGGCCGGCGTTCTACAGCCAAAAGCGCATCGGCCGCGGCGGACGGCTCATCAACTGCCTGAAGTTCCGCAGCATGGTGCCGAACGCCGAGGCCGCGTTGCAGGAGCTGCTGGACCGGGATCCGGCCGCGCGGGCCGAGTGGGACGCCACGCTGAAGCTCAAGAACGATCCGCGTATCACGCCCGTCGGCCATTTCCTGCGCCGCACCAGCCTGGACGAGCTGCCGCAGCTGTTCAACGTGCTGCGCGGCGAGATGAGCCTCGTCGGCCCGCGGCCCATGCTGCTGGAGGAGCCGCCCAAGTTCGGGGCCGACATCGTCTACTACTACGAGGTCGATCCCGGCATCACCGGCCTGTGGCAGGTCAGCGGGCGCAACGACGTGGACTATAAGCGCCGCGTGCAGTTGAACAGCTGGTACGTGCGCAACTGGTCGCTCTGGTACGACATCACGATCCTGCTGAAGACCGTTCGCGTGGTGCTGACCCGGGACGGGGCGTATTGA